AAGTTTTAGCTTGGAAAATATAAAAAATATTTTCACAGGGCGCCTTATTGTAATAATGCGAACTTTTATACCTCCTAACCTCCTATTTTTTAAGAAGTCATTTTTTGGCCCCTTTATTTTTAGGGTTTTCCTATTTTTCTACCTTTCCTATATTTCCAGTCTTTGTTCATTGCAAATATTTCTTTTTCATATATATCTTCATACTTTTTTTGTATTTTTATTTTTTTAATTTTCTAATTTTTTACTTATATTTTTCATTTTTCACAATATATTATTTTTTTATTCATACAGTTATTTTTCATATATTTATTCCTCATTCTTCTCTACCATTACATTTCCCTTTCATAGTTGAAATACGATTATTTTTATAATGTTTATTCTTAGTTTTTATCTCATTAAAAAAACTATATATTTTTCTTTATACTCAAGAAAATTATATTAATATTAAAAACTTTATATACTATTAAAATTTATTTTTAGGTACAAAAAAAAGGAACCCTAATTATTTAAGGTTCCTCATCATATTTATCTTATTCTATTTTCTAACTTGTCCATTACCAAATATTACATACTTAGTAGTAGTCAATTCCTTCAGCCCCATTGGCCCTCTTGCATGAAGTTTTTGAGTACTGATACCTATCTCAGCACCAAAACCAAACTGTCCTCCATCTGTAAATCTTGTAGAAGCATTTACATATACAGCTGCTGCATCTATTTCATTTAAAAATCTTTGAGCATTTGAATAATCCTCTGTTATTATAGACTCAGAATGTTTAGTTCCATATTTTCCTATATGTTCTATTACCTCATCTAAAGTTTTTACAGTTTTTACAGCAAGTATATAGTCTTCATATTCTGTAGCCCAATCCTCTTCTGTTGCTTCTTTAGATTCAAGAATATATTTATTTACTGTTTCATCTCCTCTTATCTCTACATTTCTATCAAGCAGCTCTTTTCCCATTACAGGAAGCAATTCTGCTGCTATATCTTCATGTACAAGTATAGTTTCTACTGCGTTACAGACTCCAGGTCTTTGAGTTTTAGCATTAATTATTATATCTACAGCTTTTTTCAAATCTCCACTCTTATCCACATATATATGACAGTTTCCTATTCCTGTCTGAATACATGGAATAGTACTATTATTGATAACTGTATTGATCAGTCTAGCACTTCCTCTAGGAATAAGTACATCTATATATTCATTAGCCTTCATAAGTTCTGCTGCTTTTTCATGGCTTGTGTCTTCTAAAATTTGTACTGTATCTTCTGAAAGTCCAGCTTCCCTTAACACTCCTTTAAATACACTCACAATAGCTATATTTGTTTTTATTGCTTCCTTTCCACCTCTTAAAATAACGGCATTTCCACTTTTTAAGCAAAGTCCAAAAGCATCTGCTGCAACATTAGGACGTGATTCAAATATTATAGCTACCACTCCTAAAGGAACTCTTTTCTGCTGAATTATCAAACCATTTGGAAGTGTTTTTCCATATACGTATTCACCAACTGGGTCATTGAGCATAGCTATTTCTCTCAATCCTGTTGCCATATCTTCTATTCTCTTCTCTGTTAATGTAAGTCTATCTATAAAGGATTGTTTTACTCCGTTCTTTAAAGCATTTTTTACATCTTCTTTATTTATTTCAATTATTCTTTCTTTATTTCTTATTAAAGCATCAGCTGATTTTTGAAGTATATCATTTTTTACTCCAGTAGGAAGCTGAGCTGTCTTTATAGAAGCTTTTTTAGCAGCTTCTCCTATTTTTGATATTTCCATTATATCTCCTCCAAAGCTACGCAATCAAAAACTGTTCCCACATCTTCCCCTGATATTAATCTCTCTATTAGTAAAGGGTTAGAACCATCTAATATAGCCATCACTACTCCATTATCACAACATTCTCTTGCTGCCAGAAGTTTTGTTTCCATTCCTCCAACACTGAATTCGCTTCCCTTTTCTCCACCCATTTTCATTATTTCATCAGTAACTTTTTCTACATATGCTATTCTTTGAGCATCAGGATTAGTTTTAGGGTTAGAATTATACAATGCATCTATATCTGTAAGTATAATCAAAAGGTCAGCCTTCAACAGAGAAGCTACACTTGCAGAAAGTCTGTCATTATCACTGAATTCTATTTCAAATGTAGATATAGTATCATTTGCATTAACTATTGGGATAACTCCATATTCTAACAATGTTTCAAATGTATTGTTAGTATTAGTTTTTCTTTCTCCCTCTTTAAAATCATCTTTTGTCAAAAGTATTTGAGCTGTTTTCTGGCTGTACTCACCAAAAAAGTTTTGATATATATGCATAAGTTCAGCCTGTCCTACTGCCGCTGCTGCTTGTTTTTCTCTAGTTTCCTTAGGTCTTGTTTTAAAATCAAGCTTTTTAGATCCTACTCCTATAGCTCCTGATGTTACAAGGACTACATCTCTTCCTTGATTTCTTAAGTCACTAAGTCCCCATGCAAGCTTATTTAAAAGGCTTAGATTAAGATTCCCATTTGCATAAGTCAATGTAGATGTTCCAACTTTAATTACTATCCTTTTAGCATTTTTTACTCTTTCTTTTATATCTCTATTCATTTCAGCTGTCACCCCTCTTTAACATTTCATTTAATGATACTATTATACTAAATATTTGTAGATTTTGCACATTTATTTTTATTTTTCTACTTAAGCAATAAAATATTTTTTAAATTCAAAAAATAAAAAAAGCAACTCAAAAGCAAAAGTAAATCTAACCTAGCTTTTAGTTACTCAGATATTATTAAAAAAATGGTGCAGAAGAAGAGATTTGAACTCTCACGGGGGCACCCCCACTGCCGTCTGAAGACAGCGCGTCTACCATTCCGCCACTTCTGCATAACTACTGGTAGTATATACCCATTAATATAAAAATTCAAGTATTTTTTCTAAATATTTAAAAGAGAGTAAGGCTGTATTTCTAACAGCTCAAACAAAAATTCTGAAAAGAAAAAGGAGTTGTTCAAATAAATGATTAAAAATCATCAATTTACAACAACCCCACTACAAACAATTATTTACCTATTTTTTAATTGATGGTTCTACATGAGCATAATCTCCATCTTTTCTTTTATATACTATATTCATTTCTCCAGTTTCACAGTTAGTAAATGGATAGAATACTCTATTTAATAATTCAAGTTGAAGTATAGCTTCTTCTATATCCATTGGTTTTGGAGGAAGATAAACTTTAACTACATTTACTGCTGCTTCTTTTTCAACTGTATTAGTTTCAGGATTATATTTTATTTTTTTAACTCCTGGAACCTGTCCATAATTTATTGCTCTTTTTTCTTTGTGTTTTTTAAGTTGTGCTTCTATAATATCAGAAACTTGGTCAATAGCTGCATATAAGTCAGTATCTGTACAAGAAGCTTTTAAAGTACTTCCACTGAGATATGCTAATACTTCAGCTGTATGACTGCTTCCAGTTTTAGTTCTCACTGCTGATAAGCTAACATCTAATTCTATGATACTATCGTGATACTTTTCAACCCTCCCTAGTTTAGTTTCCGCATACTTTTTGATTGCATCAGTTACAACTAATTGTTTTCCATGGATAGACATTTTCATAATACCACTTCCTTTTAAGTCCGCAAGTTCTCTTTGCTTTGTATAATATTATACTTCCTTTTTAACAGATTTCCTCTTTTTGTATAAAAATTTTAAAAAATTTTTTAATCATCTGTTAAATGCAGAATACCTTTTTTAAGATAGAGTTTTTTATCAGATATTTTTGCTAAATCTTTTGAATGTGTAACCACTATTATGGTCTGCTTCCTATTTTTATTAATATCTCTCAGTATATCAAAAATTGTTTCACTTGTTTCTTCGTCCAGATTCCCTGTAGGTTCGTCAGCTAGAAGTATCTTAGGGGAATTAATAAGAGCTCTGGCTATTGCCACCCTTTGCTTTTCCCCTCCAGATAGTTGAGATGGTTTGTGTTTTACCCTGTCTTTTAGCCCCACTGCCTCTAATATTTCCATGGCTCTTTTTCCACTTCTTTTCTATTTTTAAAATCATTCACCAAAGCTGGAAGCATTACATTTTCCAAGGCAGTAAATTCTGGCAGAAGATAGTGAAATTGAAATACAAATCCCAGCATACCATTTTTTAATATATCTTTTTTTTCTTCAGAAAGTTTTTCTACTTCCTGTCCACCAATATATATTTTCCCACCATCTATTTTATCCAACAGACCAATTATATTTAAAAGAGTGGACTTCCCTGATCCTGACCTTCCAAGTATCGAGATAAATTCTCCCTCTTCCACTGTTAAACTTAGATTTCTTATAATATGAAGTTTATCTATATTCCCACTATAATATTTTTCTATATTTTCTAATTTCAATATCTCTCTACTCATGTCTTAATGCCTCCACAGTTTCCATTCTAGCTGCTCTGTATGCTGGAAAGACACTTGATACAAAAATTATTCCAATATTAGCCCCGATTATTACTCCTATTTCCTTAATTGATATCTCAACAGGTATCTTTGTCAGGTAATATATAGAAGTTATAAAAGCTAACGTATAATTTTTTATATACCACAAGAAGCATAGAGCGATAACTGTTCCTATTATTATCCCTGCTATTCCCAAAAGCATTCCCTGAATAAGGAAAATTTTCATTATGCTTTTTCTGGAAAATCCCATTGATCTCATTATACCAATATCTTTTATCTTTTCTCTAACCAGCATATTCAAAGTAACCCATACTACAAATCCTGCTATTATTACTATTAAAGAAAATACCATTATCATAACAGTCTTTTCCAGTGATAAGGCAGAAAGGAGATTTCTATTGAGATCTCCCCATGTTCTTGAAAATATTTTTGTTTCAGTCATTATTTTATCAGCAATTTCTGGAGCTTTGTATGGATCATTTAATGTTACATCTATTTTATTTACAGTATCACCACTGTATACAAGATATTGAGCAGCCTTCAATGGAAGTATTATCATATTTATATCATAGTCATAATACCCACTCTGAAAGACTCCCTCTATTTTAAATTTTATCTCTTTATTTTCTGATGAGATTATTGTTACTTCATCTCCAAGAGAAGCTCCAATATTTTTAAATAATTCTTTTCCTATGAGGATTCCATTCATTTTATCAGGTGAAATGCTTCCTTCTACAATCTTTTTATCTAGATTCATAGCTTTTTAGCACTTTCTAAATCAAAGCCTTCTATCTTTACTCCTGATATATATCCTCCATATATTCCATTATATTTGAAGATACCCTGAGTTTCTATACTGGGAACAGCTCCCTTTACTCCAGGAATTTTTTCTATTCTTTCTTTTAAATCATTATAATCTGATAACTTATCTCCATTCTCTACCAGTACATGACTTGTCATGGAAAGAATGCTGCTTATCATATTTTTATCCAATCCATTGGCTATTCCAATAGAAACTATTAAAACTATTACTCCAATTGCTATTCCTAAAGTCGAGATAAGACTCTGTCTTTTTCTCTCAAATATATGTTTCTTCGCTATAAAAAACTCTACCATTTTACTTCCTTCCTGCTCTGTTTTTCACTATTTCAAATTTTACTTTTTCTGTTTCGCCATTTTCAGCGACTACTGTTAATTCATATTCTCCTGCTTTCAGAGAAAGACTTTTTTCTCTGTCCTTATCTCTTCCTATATATTCCTTATTTATATACCAGTAAAGATTCTGTTTTTTTACATTTGCCACTTTTACTATGACACTCTTTTCTCCATCAAAATCTTTTGGTATAACTATTTTCAGATTATTTATTGGATATATGAATTTTACACTTTTTTCTTTGATTTTGCTACTAAAAATATTTGAAACATCCATATTCTGTCTTATGAAATAGTTTATTATCTCAATAGGATAGTTGAGAACTACCTTTTCTTGTCTCTCAGTAAAATCTTCACTTCGTGAATCTATTTCTTCTCCATCCTTATTTAGAAAAACTTTCTTGTAATATGGGGAAAGTTTCAAAGGTTTTGCTCCTTTAGGATAAAGTATTTCTTTTGTTGGTACATCAAATTTCACTCTATATCCAGTTTCTCTATCTACTTTTAAGATTTCAAAATCTTCTTCTGGCAGCTTAAATAAAGCAGTTTTTTTAGGCAAAGTATTGAATACATTAAATAAAAGTTTTCCTGCACTGACTACTCCTGACAAATTGCTGTTGCCTTCACCAGTAAAATTTCCTACCCATACTACCACTGTCCAGTCTGGAGTAACCCCAGCTGCCCAGCCATCTCTTCTTCCGTAGCTTGTTCCAGTTTTCCATGAAACAGGATTTTTTTCTCTATACATACTTTCAAGTCCTGGTCTTTCCAACTGTCTTATAGTATCCAGTGTAAGATAAGCTGCCCCTCTGGATATCAACTGGTTTCCTTTTTCCTCCTGTCTATCTCTTATATATTTCAATTCTTTAAAATTCCCATAATTTCCCAATCCTGTATATAGTTTAGCTATATTTTCCACACTGAGTTCTTTAGTACCAAGTATAAGAGAAAGTCCATATCTTGAAGGATTATTATCCTTGAAGTCTAAAACTTCTTTCAAAAAATAGAAAAACCTCTCATCTTTATATTCCTTCAATAGTGATACAAATGGAATATTTAATGATTTTATAAGTGCTTCTCTCATTTCAATCAAGCCATAATATTTTTTACTGGCATTCTGAGGACTGAAATTTGAAAAATATAGTGGAATGTCAGGTATTTTTGATTCTGGAGCAGCTATTCCCTCATCTATTACCAAAGCATAAAGAAAAGGCTTTAAAACAGATCCTGGAGATCTTTTAGCTATTACTCCATCTACCTGTCCATTAGTAGAAAAATCATAAAAATTTTGTGAACCTATATATACTTTTACCTCATAAGTTTTATTATCTACTACTAATACAGCTGCATTTCCTATTCCTTCACCTTTTAAATATTCAGAATAATCCTTTACAACCTTTTCTATTTTTTCTTGAAGCTGGCTGTTGATAGTACTGCTGATTATTTTTTCACTGCTCTCCTGTGTTAATCTTCTTGTAAGATGAGGGGCAAGAGATTTAAATTTATATCTTTTTTCAGGAATAGGCTCCATCTTAGATAAAGTATACTGCTTTTCGTCAATAACTCCTCTTTCAAGCAGTTTTTTCAAAAGAGCATTTCTTTTATTTATAAGCCTATCTCTATTTTTTTCCACATGCATAAGTCCGGGAGAATTAGGGAGCACTGCTAACAGTGCCCCCTCTGCCCAAGTAAGTTCATTTGGATTTTTTTGAAAATATAGAAGTGAAGCTGTTTTATAACCTACAATATTTCCACCATAAGGAGCATTATTTAAATACATTGATAAAATTTCATCTTTAGTAAATTCTTTTTCTATCTTTAATGCATAAATCATCTCTCTGTATTTATTAAAATAACTCCTTTGCTTTGGTTCAAGAACTTTTGCTACCTGCATAGTTACAGTGCTTGCTCCTGTTCTTCTTCTCTGAAGTACATTATCTCTCACAGCTCTGACCACTGCCTTCATATCTACCCCTTTATGAGAGTAGAAATTTTTATCTTCATAATTCAAAACTGCTTCTCTTAATTTTTCAGGTACTTTATCTGTACTTTTCAAATGCCATTGTTCATTTTTATTGAGATAGACTCCCAGAATATCATCTTTATCATCTAACACTACCTGACTGTATCTATCTTCAAATGTACTCTGTATCTTTTTAGTATCATATTTTAAATATGTCCATGAGGTAAATAAAATTCCACTTAGAACAATCCCTGAAAATATCAGATATCTTTTTTTCATTATTTAACCTCTACTTCAAATCCTTTTAGGTAAGCTTCGTAATTTTTATCATACATAGCTTCTGCCATAGTTCCTGGGAATTTATATTTTCCTACTGTTACAGTATTTACTTTAATAAAGAAGCTGTTTCCTGTTCTGTTGTAGTTATCAAAGTCAAAGAACCACATTACTCTGTCATCTCTGATATCCTCATAATCTATATTAGTATTTGACATTCTGCTTTTTACCCATTCTGGATACTGTTGTTTCAATGCTCTTACATTTTCTATTTCCCAACCTGTAGGAAGAACTTGTGTCAATGCTACTTCATTAATATAGAAATATCCTCTTACATTGTCAGCAGGAAGTACTTTTACCTCCAGCCAAAATGTTGTTCCTGAAGTTAAAGATTTAGGATCTATTTCTGCTCCGTTTATATCATAGAATTTTCTTTCTATCTTGATATTTTTAGCAATATTTTCACCTTCATAATTTACAGGAACTCCTTCCCAATAGTAGTTAACAAACATATCTTTTGAATTTCCAGAAACTATTTTGATATTTCCTACTTTATCAGAAATTGATTCTGTATAAATTCCATTCTTAGTTGTAAATCTTTTTAACTGTCCATCTATTTCTATAGTTCCAGATACTTCTTCTTTAGCTCCTGATTTTACCATTTCAGCTATAGTCATCAAAGAATACCCTGTACTTTGAGTAGACAGCCAGCTTTGTGATTGAAGTGCCTGAAGTATATCATTATATAATTTTTCTTCTATTTTTCCATATACTTTGTAGTATGCTCCAAGTATGATAGCTTTATCTCTCAAATTAGAACCATAAGAATATCTATAGTAATCATGATCATATTCAGGTACAGTTATTGGAAGTGAATTAGCAATATCTACTGCCATCTTATCTTCTCCAATCAATTTATATGCTGCTGCCATATACCATTTACTTGTTATAGAAAGACTTCCCATATAATTTTCATATATAAGATTCATTTCACTTATTTCAGGAGAACCAGCTGATGCTAACAAATATAAAGTATATGCTTTTCTATCTAAATCTGCTCCTGCTATTTTACTTTGCTTCTTACTGAAATCCAGCCATCTGCTGTACATATCTTCTGGTACATAGTATCCATTTTCTTTTGCACTTATTAAAAACTGTCCTATATAGTTAGTTACCCATAAATCTGCATCTCTATTTCCTGGCCAGTATGCAAATGAACCATCATAAAGCTGGAATTTTGATAATCTAGTAATACCTGAATTAATGTTAGCAGTTATTCTCTTCTTATCAAAAGCATTTTCAGAAGACAGCTCTTTTATAAATAATTGAGGAAGTACACTTGATGTAGTCTGTTCTGCACAACCATATGGATATCTGATAAGCCATTTAAGTCTTTGATCTATAGCCAGTATAGGTGAACTTGATATAGTCAATGTACTTTCTACGCTTCCTTCTATCGAATCTTTTGGTGCATTGAATGTAACTTCCTTTCCACCTGGTACAGTCTTTATGTCATTCAAATAAATATATGGATTATTTGAATTTATATCTATATCAGTGACCTCTTCATAATTATATTTATTAGACTTTGCATTTATAGTTATTTTATCTGCTCCTATTTTATTTGGAACTTTTTCTGTAAAATATACTGTCTTCTTCTCTTTATTTTTCAAAGTGAATTTTTCAGTTTTTGTTTCTCCATTGAAATTGATGCTTACAGTTATCTCTCCAAGGTCATCTTCCAAGGCAAAAATTTCTACTGGAACCTTAAATTCATCTCCAACCTTTAATGTTCTTGGAAGTGAAGCATTCATAACTATTGGCGCTTTTACAGTAATTGTAGATTCAGCTCTTCCATACATTCCCTTATCTGCTCCAATTACCATAACTCTTACAGAGCCCATATAGTTAGGCATTGTAAATTCTACTTCCCCTTCTCCCTTGTCATTAGTAGTAAGAACTCCTTTAAACATTGCCACTGGTTTAAATCTTTGAGCCTCTTCAAGTCCCATCTGTTTATTTCTAGCTTTATCCATTGCTGACATTTCAGATAGGAATTCTCCTCCTCCAGTCTTCAATACTTGATGTACCTCTCCAAAAGTTTTTCCAATAATTTCATTATAGTTATCATAAGTCAATATTTGAAGAGCTTCTTTCTGATAAAAATAATTCCAAGGATCTGGAGTTTTAAATGCTGTTATATCTAAAAGTCCTTCATCTACGACTGCTACTGTATATTCCATTGGAGTACCAGCTTTATTTTTAACTTTTACACTGAATTTTTCATTTGGTCTTAATTCTTTTGGTGTATTCAATTCTAAATTAAGTTTAGTAGCCTCATTTTTTACCATTAGAGGTACTGCACCATATAATCTTAATGGTCTGTCATTTGTGAAGTTGTTATAGTCTTGGAATAAAGAGATACTTACATAGGCATTAGGGAACATTCCCTCAGTAATTTCTATTTCTTCCTCATTTTTGATGTTATTAACATCTTTCCAATATCTTTTTACTATTTGACCAGATTTTTCTATAGTTATAAGAGCTTTAGCTCCCTTTTCTCCTTCATATATAATCTTAGCTTTATCACCTATATTGTAAGATTTTTTGTCAGTTTCCATTTTAAGTTTATCCACTTTTTTACTTACACTAGGATCCATCCAAGTACTTACATAAAGATTTACCCCAGTACTTTGTTCAGTTTCTAAGTCTTCAACTTCTACAAATATTTCTCCTGTTCCATCTATTGGGTAATCTATAATATATGGTTTATCTCCTGAAACAAACTCCTGCTCATGAACAAAAGTAGTATTTGTATCTGTTTTTATTGATTTCAGGAAAATTCCATAATCATTATAGTCCCACCACCAAGAATACTCATTCTTGTATATTCTATATTTCATTCTTCTTCCAGAAACAAGTTTTTCTCCATCACTTGATACTGCTATGACTTGAAGATTTACTTTATCTCCACTCTTCATATATCTGTCAGATGGAATTTCCATTCCTACATATGTATCAAATTTTTTCAATGTTACAACACTTCTGTCTAAAACAGGTCTTCCTCCTGTTTCTAACACTTTAGTAGTGATAGTTCCTGTTAAGTTTATATTCTTAGGAGTAACCTTAGCTATATCAAAGTTTATAGTTCCTTTTCCCTCGCTGTTTAGTACCCCTTCTTTATAATCTCTATGATAAAAATTGTACGATGTAGGATTTGTAAAAGTATAGTTTTTAAATTTTTCAAATCTTATATTTTCTTCTCTTATCTGCAATTCACTGTTAAATCTGAGGTCGCTTCCTGGTGCACCAAAAAGATAATCAGAAGCAACTTTTACTTCAAAATTATTTGTTTCATTTATATCCACTACTTTAGGTGCATCAACATTAACCTTTATTTTATATGGAACTATAGTTTCCACAGGAATATCTTTTCTAAATGTAGTGCTTCCTACCTGAGCTTCTACTCTCCAGATACCAGTTTCAGAATCTAAATTAGTTTTGAAAGAATATGTATAAAAACCATTTTTTCCATTATTTAAAACATAATTTTCTACAAACTTTTTCCCAGTTGGAGTATAGATATTTAATTTAACAGGGTGATTTTCTGGAAAACTATTGTCACCATTTCTAGCTATTATAGAAAGATATATGTCATCTCCTGGTCTATATATTCCTCTGTCTGTATACATAAAACTTTTTACACCTGCAGTTGCATATATACCATCTACAGCAAAACCATCATATGATAAAAGAGAATCGTTTAATTTTAATATAGATTTCTCTTCTCCCAACTCACTGACAATATAGAAAATCTTATCTTTTCCATCAAAAGTTACTTCTCCATTTTCATCAGTAGTTTTTTCTTCTATCAGCTGATTATTAAAAGTTACTGCCTTTACTTTGGCACCTTTTACAACGCTGTTTTTTGCAACATCAGTAACAGTTACCAGATATTGATCTTTAGTTTTTTGTGCCAAAATTCCCATATCTGAAAGTAAAATTACTTTTCCTATTTTTCCATTATTCTCAAAGAAGCTGTATTGCTGCCAACTTTCTACACCTTCAGGAAAAGTATAGTCTATCCCATCTTTATCAAATGATAATTCTACTATAAAAAATCCCTTATATTCTACAAGACTTCCTAATTCAATTTCAGTCTGAATCCATTTATTTTTAAGATTATTTAATTCATATTCCTTTTCAAAGAGAACATCTCCTATTCTATAAAAATCTCCCTGCATTGCATAATTAAATACATTTCCATTTCCTTTAAATACAAGATTTTGTAAAAATTGAGTTGTATTATTTTCATAAACTTTCTTAACTTTTACATTTACTTTTTTTACATTAAGAGATTTAAAACTTATTCTTTTATCATTTACAGCTGGAAGTATTATTCCTTCATTTGAAAAAGCTATTTTAGGTTCTATCTCTCTAAAAGCTACTGTTGTATTAAAGTCTTCCTTTAATACAGTTCCATTTTTAGATTTTAAACCTTTCAAAATCCCTATTTGATATGTTTCCCCAGTAGAAAAATCACCTCTTATGATTATTTTATTTTTCATTTTGATTATATCAAAACCTGTTTCACCATCAACTTTTATGTAAGCGTCTATATCACTATTAAGTCCTATTTCGTCAGAAAGAGTTATTTCAATATTAGGTTTTTCCCCTGATGAAGTTGACACCTCCAAAATTTTCAACTCTGTTTCCTTTGCCGGTGGTGTCACCACTGTATTTTCTGTTTTTACTACTTCTATTGTTGTTTTTGGTTCAGTTGTTTGTTCTGGTGTTTTACCTCCCTCATTGCACCCAAGCATAGTCAATAAAACAAGAAATGCCAATATTTTTTTCATCGTAACCTCCTTAATGTTCTAACTAAATAATGACTTAATTAAAATTTCTCTTAATTTTTCTGAACTTATATCTATATTTAATTTATTTTTTAAGTCTTCCAGTTTAGATTCTTCCAGATATTTATCTTCAACTATACTTTCTAGTCTTATAATCTCCATATCTTCATCTGAAAAACTATTTATAACCTTTAAAAATTCTTCCCCATAGTTTTTAAACTTCTGGTTTCCTATTCCTCTTATTTTCAACATATCCCATCTGTTTTTAGGTTTTTTCTCTGCCAGTTCCATAAGTGTTAAATCTGAGAATACTATATATGGAGCTACTTTTTCTCTTTCAGCTATTTCATTTCTTAATTGATTTAAGTTTTCAAATAGTGGATCTTCATAATAATCAAATGTTACTTTTTCATCTATTCTTCTGAAAACAGAAGTTTCATTTTTTAAAACTTTCCTTGCCCTCTCATTAAGTCTGAGAACTGGAAAACTTCCTGCACTTTGCTCAAGATATCCATCTGATATTAAAAAATTTATAAATTCTTCAATCCATTCCCTTTCTCTTTCCTGCATTATTCCAAAAGTAGATAATTTGTGATATTCTTTCTTATCCATTTTTGTATCTGATTTTCCTACGAGAATATTTGTCAAAGTGGATATTCCTATACTTTCCTTTGCTCTTCCTATACAAGAAAGTATTTTTTGAGCTTCCACAGTAAGATCTTCAACATTTTTAAAAGATTTACAGTTTCCACATTTTCCACAATAATTTTTTATTCTTTTATCTCCAAAATACTTTAATATATATTCTCTATAGCAGCTTTCAAGATAGGCGTATTCCACCATCTTATCAAGTTTTTCTCTCTTTTCTTTTTTTAAACTATTTTCAGTTTCCTCATTCATTTCTATAAGATATTCCTGTGTGCCTACATCTTCTTCAAAATACATTAAAACTGCTTCAGCAGGAGCTCCATCTCTCCCAGCACGTCCAGCTTCCTGATAATAACTCTCCATATCTTTTGGAATATTTCTATGAAGTACAAATCTTACATTGGATTTATCTATTCCCATACCAAAGGCATTGGTTGCTATCATTATTTTTATCTCATCTTTAATGAACTTTTCCTGAAAATCTTTTCTTTCTTTTTCTGTAAGTCCTGCATGATATTTTCCAACACTAAATTCTCTAAGTTCAAGATAGGCATACAGACTGTCTACTTCTTTTCTAGTAGAAGCATAAATTATTCCAGATTTTTT
Above is a window of Fusobacterium varium DNA encoding:
- the pbpD gene encoding Penicillin-binding protein 4 precursor gives rise to the protein MKKRYLIFSGIVLSGILFTSWTYLKYDTKKIQSTFEDRYSQVVLDDKDDILGVYLNKNEQWHLKSTDKVPEKLREAVLNYEDKNFYSHKGVDMKAVVRAVRDNVLQRRRTGASTVTMQVAKVLEPKQRSYFNKYREMIYALKIEKEFTKDEILSMYLNNAPYGGNIVGYKTASLLYFQKNPNELTWAEGALLAVLPNSPGLMHVEKNRDRLINKRNALLKKLLERGVIDEKQYTLSKMEPIPEKRYKFKSLAPHLTRRLTQESSEKIISSTINSQLQEKIEKVVKDYSEYLKGEGIGNAAVLVVDNKTYEVKVYIGSQNFYDFSTNGQVDGVIAKRSPGSVLKPFLYALVIDEGIAAPESKIPDIPLYFSNFSPQNASKKYYGLIEMREALIKSLNIPFVSLLKEYKDERFFYFLKEVLDFKDNNPSRYGLSLILGTKELSVENIAKLYTGLGNYGNFKELKYIRDRQEEKGNQLISRGAAYLTLDTIRQLERPGLESMYREKNPVSWKTGTSYGRRDGWAAGVTPDWTVVVWVGNFTGEGNSNLSGVVSAGKLLFNVFNTLPKKTALFKLPEEDFEILKVDRETGYRVKFDVPTKEILYPKGAKPLKLSPYYKKVFLNKDGEEIDSRSEDFTERQEKVVLNYPIEIINYFIRQNMDVSNIFSSKIKEKSVKFIYPINNLKIVIPKDFDGEKSVIVKVANVKKQNLYWYINKEYIGRDKDREKSLSLKAGEYELTVVAENGETEKVKFEIVKNRAGRK